A window of Bacillota bacterium genomic DNA:
CTTATACAACATACTGGGCTGGATTCCTGTATTATCCTGGTACTTTCCTCGATAAAAGGGAATGTGATCGCCGCTAATCGTATGGAAATAGATCTGGCAGATGTCCACATTGGGATAGATAATAATCGGTTGAACGCAAAACATCTCCAGGGTCCAATAGCCAGCAAAGCCCACATCACCAAAACCGGCGGTGACATGAATAACTAGCCCCAACCGCCCTATCGACGACCGCCCTTCGAGCATGGGCACGAACTTCTCTGTCTTGGTATACTCGTTGGTTCTCCCCAAGTAGAGGCGATTGGGTTCTAGTTCAAGACCCTCCTCGGGAATAATGATTTCCCCTACGGCATTTCGTTTTTTCATGTCCAGCACCGGTTCGTCATAGACGAGAAGTTTATTGTGCAATGACAGGTTATAGCTGTTGGGGTTCAGCCTCTTCTCATCAAAGGGCTCGATAATAATGTTAGTTCCAATGTGCTTCCTAATCTCCATTCCTGACAGGATCATAGCTCCACCTCCACCCTTTAGCAATTCCCTAGGGGGAGGTGAATCAAACACCGATAGCGAGCCAATTCCCTCGTCAAACTTAGGTTAACGAGTCTTGAGTCAAGAAGGGCACGACCTCCAACCCGTCGAATAAATCGGGAATAGCTAGGAGGAATCAAAGGATGAAGAGACGTGAAGCTGTCCTGTCGGGAGCAAAAACCGCAGTTCCCATTGTTCTGGGCTACCTGCCCGTGGGAGTAGCCTATGGGCTTCTTGCCGTCCAATCGAGATTGACCCCGTTGGAAGCGCTGTCGATGTCGATGTTTGTTTTCGCCGGCTCCTCACAACTCATCAGCGTTGACATGTTAGCGGCTGGGGCCGGCTGGATCCAGATTGTTCTGATGACCCTTATGGTAAATCTACGTCACATTCTGATGAGCGCGGCCTTAAGCCTTCAGTTCAGAAAGACCCCTAGCAAATGGCTGCCCTTTCTTGGGTTTTTGATTACCGATGAGGCCTTTGCCGTCGGCAGCGCCACAATTGCCCAAGAAAAACACAAGGGGGCCTTCTTTGCCGGTCTGGGAGTTACCGGATATCTAGGCTGGCTCCTTGCCTCCTGCTTGGGAATTCTTCTGGGCTCCGTACTTCCACCGGGCGGCATTCCCGGCCTGGATTTCGTGCTACCCTCGATGTTCATCGTGCTCCTGGTGATGCAGATCAAGGCTAAGCTGGAAGTTGTCGTTGCAGTGATCGCAGGAGCACTGTCTCTGCTTTTTGTCAGTCTCTTGCCGAACAACTGGAATGTCATTGTTGCCACGATCATAGCAGCCACCGTCGGTGCAGTGATGGAAAGGTGGAGGAACCCCGATGCGCAGTGAATACATCCTACTGTTAGTTGGCATGACCTTAGTCACATACTTACCCCGCGTCATTCCCTTGGTTATTCTCAGCAGAATCGACCTGCCAACCCCTATAGTGCGCTGGCTCAAGTATATCCCAACGGCTATCCTGTCGGCTCTATTGGCCCCAGGGATCCTGATGACCGGTGGAGCGCTGGACTTATCCACGGCAAACCCTAGGCTGCTGGCGGCTATCCCAACGTTCCTCGTGGCGGCAGCCAGAAAGGACATCTTCCTTACCGTGATTACCGGTGTGATCTCATTTGTGCTCCTGGGCTTAATCGGCGGCCTGTGATCGGGCCCGCCATTAGCCCATGAGCTACTCACCAACTAGCGTGGCATTCACCCAGGCACCCATTGAGGAGTGCATCGGCACATGAGCAATACGGCGAGCCACTGCTCAAGTGGTCTCAAGTGGTTTCAATCCACGCACCCCACGAGGGGTGCGACTCAAAGAAGCCTGGGCCAGAGCCGTCGAGGTGTGATTTCAATCCACGCACCCCACGAGGGGTGCGACGTCAAGGGTAAATTCTATCAGTTGTTCCGATACG
This region includes:
- a CDS encoding dCTP deaminase, giving the protein MILSGMEIRKHIGTNIIIEPFDEKRLNPNSYNLSLHNKLLVYDEPVLDMKKRNAVGEIIIPEEGLELEPNRLYLGRTNEYTKTEKFVPMLEGRSSIGRLGLVIHVTAGFGDVGFAGYWTLEMFCVQPIIIYPNVDICQIYFHTISGDHIPFYRGKYQDNTGIQPSMLYKEFEKKK
- a CDS encoding AzlC family ABC transporter permease, with the protein product MKRREAVLSGAKTAVPIVLGYLPVGVAYGLLAVQSRLTPLEALSMSMFVFAGSSQLISVDMLAAGAGWIQIVLMTLMVNLRHILMSAALSLQFRKTPSKWLPFLGFLITDEAFAVGSATIAQEKHKGAFFAGLGVTGYLGWLLASCLGILLGSVLPPGGIPGLDFVLPSMFIVLLVMQIKAKLEVVVAVIAGALSLLFVSLLPNNWNVIVATIIAATVGAVMERWRNPDAQ
- a CDS encoding AzlD domain-containing protein; protein product: MRSEYILLLVGMTLVTYLPRVIPLVILSRIDLPTPIVRWLKYIPTAILSALLAPGILMTGGALDLSTANPRLLAAIPTFLVAAARKDIFLTVITGVISFVLLGLIGGL